The genome window AAGAACTTTTTATAGGTAAGTTGGTAAAGTAATGTAAGTAACTGTACAGGTATGAGGTGTTATAATGCTGCCATACCCTGTTATTTTTTTTAATTATTCTTCTTTCGTTCCTTCATCTCCTTCCTTCATTACTCGGAATAAATCCTTAGACATATTAAATAAGCTTTTGAGTTGCTTGAGTAATGCCGGGTTTGTGTTTTCTAAAAACTCTGATTGGGCATAAGCTTCAAATATCACCTCTATTGGAGTAAGCCCTATAGCATGGCATGCTTTTATAAATTGAGTCAAACTAATATCACTATGCAACGTTTCAAGGTTTTGATATTGCCTGGCACTTACCCCAAGCTGTTCTGCCATGTCTGATTGGGTCACTTTTTTTCCCACCCTATCTTCAGCGCTTTTTCTAAGCTTTTTCAATGCTTCTACTACTTCTTGTTCTGTTATTTTTTTCATCGGTATTCGATACAAAGTCCCGATCAAGGTAATAAAAGCGCAATTTAATTGCGTGTCTTTGTCCATAATATTAAATATTTGAAATAAAATTACGCTTTTTAATGCTTAAAAATGTATTTTTATTTCGTAATTATTTTAACCCAATAAAAAACGAAGTTACTACCAAGTAACTCAGCCAACACTATGAGTAACTCAGCACACTTAGAAAAGCAGATATTTAAGGAAGGGGTAGCGAGTGATTTTATCAACCGAATTGTAGAACATTTGCCTAATATCATGTTTGTGGCAAGTATTGTCATTAGGGCAGTGATAGGTTATTTACTTTGGATGCATGCCATGACTATGTTTAGCTACATCAAAAACCCTAAAGTACAATGGCTTGTGGCAACGTTGCTTGTAGGTGCCACTGAGGTTATTTTTACTACTTTTTCGCTTGCCTCGGCAAAGCTCAGGAGAGAGGGAGGGGAATTAAAGAACACTTCTACCGAAATAGAGGAAGTAACTACAGGTAACTCTGACGAAAAGGTTCGTAAGCTTAAAGTTACCAACCGAGTTACTTATACTCAGGGAAAGAAACTTATTACCTGGGCAAATACACTATTTGTAGTAACTATTATTGGTAGTTTAGGTTTCAATGCCTTGATGTTGGTATGGACTCATGAAAGTGGTTCAACAGAATATTTTAGTACTATTGATCACCCTGGTAAGCTGCAAATATTTATTCAAGTCATGAACTTGATTGCTGTGTTTACCAGTGAAGCCTCTGCTTTTATACTCAACTCAAGTGCGAGCCTTGAGCAGAATAGGCTCGGAGTAAACAAATCACCCACAGATACATTTACAGATGACCTGGATATTGACCTGAGTGATTTGATGGGTGGTATTTCAAGTGGCGCATCTGCTCACGCTGTCTAACTAATTTTTACATTATTAAACTTTCTATTAGAGTATTATGAGTAAAAATAAACATTTAAAAACTTCCAATACTATCGATGTATCCGTTCGGGTGCATTTCAAGGAATTATTTAAAGGTGCTGTCAAAGAGTTTGCGGTACTCACTGCCGTATCTTGTATTACTAGTTTTATGCTTGAAATCCCTTTGGTATTAGCACTTATTTTAGGGTTTTGTACTTGGTTTCTTTGGGGTGTATACCGTTATCAAGAAATTAAAAATAAGGCACTGAAACGACGACTGAGTAGCATGTTACTTAAATACGAAAAGGATGTTACTCAATTAAGTAACCATGCTGCTGGTGAAGTAAGACTCAAAAACGAAGAGATAGAAAGTCTTAGACATAAAGTTACTTTCAAGCAAGGAGAAGTAACTAAAGCTCAGCAGGAGGTAACTAAATGGCAGGAGCAAGTTACTTACTTAAACGCGCAAGTTACCCTGGAACGTAAGAAAGTAACTCATGCCGAGGTAAAAAAAGAAGAAACTGAGGTTAAGGTAACTAAACTAAAAGAAGAAGTAACTCGGCTTACTCAGAAAGTAACCCAGCAAACTGAGCGCGTCAATAGAGTAAGTGCTCAAGTAACCCAACAGGTAACCAAAAAAACTAAAATGTACGAATTACAGATAGAAGAGCTACAGTTGGCTCTTAGCACTAAAAACCAGCAGTACACCCAACTACAGAAAGATTCTAAAGTGTGGGAGTTAGGGTATATTGCTAAAGAGTTAGGCAGGCTTAGAAAAGGCAAAAACAACGAGGAACAAATTGCCCAACTTGAGCAACGTAAACAACAACTGGAACAAGACCAACTAAAAGTAGTAGCATAATGCAAATAAGTGTC of Microscilla marina ATCC 23134 contains these proteins:
- a CDS encoding helix-turn-helix domain-containing protein, with translation MKKITEQEVVEALKKLRKSAEDRVGKKVTQSDMAEQLGVSARQYQNLETLHSDISLTQFIKACHAIGLTPIEVIFEAYAQSEFLENTNPALLKQLKSLFNMSKDLFRVMKEGDEGTKEE
- a CDS encoding coiled-coil domain-containing protein, coding for MSKNKHLKTSNTIDVSVRVHFKELFKGAVKEFAVLTAVSCITSFMLEIPLVLALILGFCTWFLWGVYRYQEIKNKALKRRLSSMLLKYEKDVTQLSNHAAGEVRLKNEEIESLRHKVTFKQGEVTKAQQEVTKWQEQVTYLNAQVTLERKKVTHAEVKKEETEVKVTKLKEEVTRLTQKVTQQTERVNRVSAQVTQQVTKKTKMYELQIEELQLALSTKNQQYTQLQKDSKVWELGYIAKELGRLRKGKNNEEQIAQLEQRKQQLEQDQLKVVA